Proteins found in one Streptosporangiales bacterium genomic segment:
- a CDS encoding response regulator, with protein sequence MIGVLVVDDDFMVARIHSRFVEATDGFTVVGTAHTGEAAVRGARELRPDLVLLDVYLPDMSGLDVVGVLRDDVPDVDVLVVTAAREADAVRRALRGGVVDYLLKPFEYDDLRERLVRYRATARALDETPAPDQEAVDRVFGTHAPVRNAMPKGMSHETARLVEHALRGAAGTMSAAECATAVGLSRVSARRYLEHFVVSGRADVRLRYGTTGRPERRYAWTSP encoded by the coding sequence GTGATCGGCGTGCTCGTCGTCGACGACGACTTCATGGTCGCGCGCATCCACAGCCGGTTCGTCGAGGCGACCGATGGGTTCACCGTCGTCGGCACGGCGCACACCGGCGAGGCCGCCGTCCGCGGCGCGCGCGAGCTCCGTCCCGACCTCGTCCTGCTCGACGTCTACCTGCCGGACATGAGCGGGCTCGACGTGGTCGGCGTGCTCAGGGACGACGTCCCCGACGTCGACGTCCTCGTCGTCACCGCCGCCCGCGAGGCCGACGCCGTGCGTCGGGCGTTGCGCGGCGGCGTCGTCGACTACCTGCTCAAGCCGTTCGAGTACGACGACCTGCGGGAGCGGCTCGTCAGATACCGCGCGACGGCGCGGGCGCTCGACGAGACGCCGGCACCCGACCAGGAGGCCGTCGACCGTGTCTTCGGCACGCACGCCCCGGTCAGGAACGCGATGCCCAAGGGCATGAGCCACGAGACCGCGCGGCTCGTCGAGCACGCGCTGCGCGGCGCCGCGGGCACGATGTCGGCCGCGGAGTGCGCGACGGCCGTCGGGCTCAGCCGGGTGAGCGCGCGGCGCTACCTCGAGCACTTCGTCGTGTCGGGACGCGCGGACGTCCGCCTCCGCTACGGCACCACCGGCCGCCCCGAGCGCCGCTACGCCTGGACGTCGCCGTAG
- a CDS encoding MsnO8 family LLM class oxidoreductase — protein sequence MRTRLSVLDLLPLSTTDTTRSAVQAGEAVAVAADRLGYERLWIAEHHNMPAVAATSPPVMVAHLAARTDRIRVGSGGVMLPNHPPLVVAEQFALLEAVHPGRIDLGIGRAPGTDQRTAAALRGDDPQAVEAFPRHVEEILGLLEGVLESHDGTFQLRATPAPTSAPPVWWLGSSGYSAQLAGLLGLPFAFAHHFSARNTDAASALYHDRFRPSAYLDEPELMICTSAVVADTADEAERLAVPHLLRMAQMRLGGRLAPALTVEEVDEHAWTDAERELVTALRADTIVDTGDGAVKAVDALAERTGAREVMVLPIASGLPHRLRTLELLAGAAGL from the coding sequence GTGCGCACACGACTCTCGGTACTCGACCTGCTCCCGCTCAGCACCACCGACACCACACGGTCCGCCGTGCAGGCCGGTGAGGCGGTGGCCGTGGCCGCCGACCGGCTCGGGTACGAGCGGTTGTGGATCGCGGAGCACCACAACATGCCGGCGGTCGCGGCCACGTCGCCGCCGGTGATGGTCGCCCACCTCGCCGCCCGCACCGACCGCATCCGGGTCGGGTCGGGCGGCGTCATGCTGCCGAACCACCCGCCGCTCGTGGTCGCCGAGCAGTTCGCCCTGCTCGAGGCCGTCCATCCCGGACGCATCGACCTGGGCATCGGCCGCGCACCGGGCACCGACCAGCGCACGGCCGCGGCGCTGCGCGGCGACGACCCGCAGGCCGTCGAGGCGTTCCCCCGGCACGTCGAGGAGATCCTCGGCCTGTTGGAGGGCGTCCTCGAGTCGCACGACGGCACGTTCCAGCTCCGCGCCACCCCCGCGCCGACGTCGGCACCGCCGGTGTGGTGGCTCGGCTCGAGTGGTTACAGCGCTCAGCTCGCGGGCCTCCTCGGCCTGCCGTTCGCGTTCGCGCACCACTTCAGCGCACGCAACACCGACGCGGCGTCGGCGCTCTACCACGACAGGTTCCGTCCGTCCGCCTACCTCGACGAGCCGGAGCTGATGATCTGCACGTCCGCCGTGGTCGCCGACACCGCGGACGAGGCGGAGCGGCTCGCCGTGCCCCACCTGCTGCGGATGGCGCAGATGCGCCTCGGCGGCCGGCTCGCGCCTGCACTCACCGTCGAGGAGGTCGACGAGCACGCGTGGACCGACGCCGAGCGCGAGCTCGTCACGGCCCTGCGCGCCGACACGATCGTCGACACCGGCGACGGCGCGGTGAAGGCGGTCGACGCCCTGGCCGAACGGACCGGCGCCCGCGAGGTCATGGTGCTCCCGATCGCGAGCGGCCTCCCGCACCGCCTCCGCACCCTGGAGCTCCTCGCCGGCGCCGCGGGCCTCTAG